A single genomic interval of Zobellia nedashkovskayae harbors:
- a CDS encoding sulfatase family protein, giving the protein MKQIITTGLYLLFTCLTFAQEQPNIIWLMAEDMSVDLECYGMKGVKTPNLNKMAEEGVKFENCFVTNPICSPSRSAMLTGTHQVKINAHHHRSNRDVPLDEQFKPFTYWLREAGYTTILGHHGVMGQGRKIDANFKHEPIGPWDGKTQFGIFDKYDTFEKEDQPFFAQIQLVASHRGDWWDEVRENSKHPVDPADVELPEFMADDPVIRLDWAKYLDQIEFLDNEVGMIFQELEDKGMADNTVVIFIGDNGRCNIRGKGYLQDPGLHIPLLVYYPKDLKAGQVRKDVVSATDITATVLDFAQVDVPEYMTGKPIFDSNFKREFVYGARDLWDEIEEKSRAITSGEWKYIRNDKPEVPFDAGQAYLEFYRPAVHRMRALKAEGKLNESQKLFFAPNKDKEELYNLKNDPQELHNLAENPKYIDVLEKMRATTLVYDKEMKPVNTIYHPEHAISVDALKWVKEERPEEYRRMVDGEEIGFKKAVQGYKESLK; this is encoded by the coding sequence ATGAAACAAATAATAACGACTGGTCTTTATTTATTATTTACCTGTTTGACTTTTGCCCAAGAACAACCAAATATTATCTGGCTCATGGCCGAAGATATGAGTGTTGACCTTGAGTGCTACGGCATGAAGGGTGTCAAAACTCCCAACCTGAACAAGATGGCAGAAGAAGGCGTTAAATTCGAAAACTGCTTTGTAACCAACCCTATTTGCTCACCTAGCCGTTCTGCTATGTTAACAGGAACACATCAGGTTAAAATAAACGCACATCATCATCGTAGCAATAGAGATGTGCCGTTGGACGAACAATTCAAACCATTTACTTATTGGTTAAGAGAAGCTGGTTACACTACTATTTTAGGCCATCACGGTGTTATGGGACAAGGTCGGAAAATAGATGCCAACTTTAAACACGAACCTATAGGTCCTTGGGATGGAAAGACCCAATTTGGAATTTTTGACAAGTACGATACGTTTGAGAAAGAAGACCAACCATTCTTTGCGCAGATTCAATTAGTAGCTAGTCACAGAGGTGATTGGTGGGACGAGGTTCGCGAAAACTCAAAACACCCTGTAGACCCTGCAGATGTGGAATTGCCTGAATTTATGGCTGATGACCCAGTAATTCGTTTGGATTGGGCTAAATATCTAGACCAGATAGAGTTTTTAGACAATGAAGTAGGTATGATTTTTCAAGAATTGGAAGACAAGGGAATGGCCGATAATACCGTTGTTATTTTCATTGGTGACAATGGCCGTTGCAATATTCGCGGAAAAGGATATTTACAAGATCCGGGATTGCACATTCCGCTACTTGTGTATTATCCTAAAGATTTAAAAGCAGGTCAAGTTAGAAAAGATGTGGTTTCCGCAACGGATATTACGGCAACCGTATTGGATTTTGCCCAAGTAGACGTTCCTGAATACATGACCGGAAAACCTATATTCGATTCTAATTTTAAACGTGAGTTTGTCTACGGAGCACGTGACCTTTGGGACGAGATAGAAGAAAAATCCCGTGCCATTACCTCGGGAGAATGGAAATATATTAGAAATGACAAACCCGAAGTTCCTTTTGACGCAGGACAAGCGTATTTGGAATTTTATCGTCCTGCAGTGCACAGAATGCGCGCCCTAAAGGCCGAAGGCAAACTTAACGAAAGTCAGAAACTGTTCTTCGCACCCAATAAAGACAAAGAAGAATTATATAATCTTAAAAATGACCCACAAGAACTGCACAATTTAGCAGAAAATCCAAAGTACATAGATGTACTTGAGAAGATGCGAGCTACGACCTTAGTCTATGATAAAGAAATGAAACCCGTAAACACCATATACCATCCTGAGCATGCTATTTCTGTAGATGCCCTAAAATGGGTAAAAGAAGAAAGACCAGAAGAATACCGGAGGATGGTAGACGGTGAAGAAATAGGCTTTAAAAAGGCCGTTCAAGGGTATAAGGAAAGCCTTAAATAA
- a CDS encoding alpha-1,3-galactosidase-related protein, whose product MRITIAFWSVLILALISLNSNAQQNSGEQVLFTTSISDDATPAVLARIMIADKEPISEIKFEKGTYHFYPDKAYERFTRISNHDDVMAKTAMPLLGFDNLTIDGQGSTFIYHGRMIPFLIESSKNITVQNVTIDWAMPFHSEGTIVANDEKNNSFDIQFSDEYPYEIRNEQLIFIKEFYEHDLGQSILYDPERKAIAFNTEAYTSITTIRNSKVQHNVDKINYKYKTDPRSKVEKVRGKEDNLRVEELKPGTVRIFNHRKKLPPVGMILVCKGDQSLNRLAPAFRVTGTDGFNANNITVHHAGGMGLIAENSSDLILDGFHVKPSHGRMVSTSADATHFVGCRGKVVLKNCTFNNQLDDATNVHGTYQEVIDILGDNSIGVRMGHAQQQGFAIGKVNDTIGLVDLQKSFFGYNHLTLKSITPINGRYQIITFNENLPSTLKVGDLIENLEGYPDLLVQNCTISRNRARGLLISNPKKTLIENNFFSTEMEAILVPVESSHWFESGNAANLTIRNNTFQDSQHSGFNRGVIRFVTDDDNNNIAFKNIQITDNKFNQFDNMILEISNVDGLLFEGNKITNSGTFPMLHPTNPAIRVKASKNIVFKKNEYKGKAKNILETDDSMPKLKFR is encoded by the coding sequence ATGCGAATAACTATAGCCTTCTGGTCCGTTCTTATACTGGCTTTAATATCTTTAAATAGTAACGCCCAACAGAATAGTGGCGAGCAAGTGCTTTTTACTACTTCTATTTCAGATGATGCTACTCCCGCAGTTTTAGCACGCATAATGATTGCCGATAAAGAACCTATTTCCGAAATAAAATTCGAAAAAGGCACCTATCACTTTTATCCGGATAAGGCTTACGAACGTTTTACCCGTATTTCTAACCATGATGATGTTATGGCCAAAACGGCCATGCCTCTTTTAGGTTTTGATAATCTTACTATTGATGGCCAAGGCTCTACGTTTATTTATCACGGCAGAATGATTCCTTTTCTCATTGAGAGCTCCAAAAATATTACCGTACAAAATGTTACCATAGATTGGGCCATGCCTTTTCATAGTGAAGGAACCATTGTAGCCAATGACGAGAAGAACAACTCATTCGATATTCAATTTTCCGATGAATATCCGTACGAAATTAGGAATGAACAGTTAATTTTTATCAAAGAATTTTATGAGCATGATTTAGGGCAATCTATTCTTTACGACCCTGAACGAAAAGCAATTGCTTTTAATACGGAAGCTTATACATCCATAACAACTATTAGAAACTCAAAAGTACAGCATAACGTAGACAAAATAAATTACAAGTATAAAACTGACCCACGCTCTAAAGTAGAAAAAGTTCGTGGGAAAGAAGATAATTTACGGGTAGAAGAATTAAAGCCTGGCACGGTCCGCATTTTCAATCACAGGAAAAAATTACCACCTGTAGGCATGATTTTAGTTTGTAAAGGAGACCAAAGTTTAAATCGGTTGGCTCCAGCATTTCGTGTTACAGGAACGGATGGTTTTAACGCCAACAATATAACGGTACACCATGCTGGTGGCATGGGCTTGATAGCCGAAAATTCTTCCGACCTTATTTTGGATGGTTTTCATGTAAAACCTTCTCATGGAAGAATGGTTTCGACCTCTGCAGATGCAACACATTTTGTAGGCTGTCGTGGCAAAGTAGTACTAAAAAACTGTACGTTCAACAATCAATTGGATGATGCCACCAACGTTCATGGCACATACCAAGAGGTAATCGATATTTTAGGCGATAATAGCATTGGTGTGCGTATGGGTCATGCACAGCAACAAGGTTTTGCCATAGGAAAGGTGAACGACACTATTGGGTTGGTAGACCTTCAGAAATCATTTTTTGGTTACAATCATCTTACTTTAAAAAGTATTACCCCTATCAATGGGAGGTATCAGATTATTACGTTCAATGAAAACCTACCTTCAACTTTAAAAGTTGGTGACCTTATTGAAAACTTAGAAGGCTATCCTGATCTATTGGTTCAAAACTGTACTATAAGTCGGAATAGGGCTCGTGGTTTATTGATATCCAATCCTAAAAAAACCTTGATTGAAAATAATTTCTTCAGTACAGAAATGGAAGCTATCTTAGTACCTGTAGAGAGTAGCCATTGGTTTGAATCAGGCAATGCTGCCAATCTTACTATTAGAAACAACACGTTTCAGGACAGTCAACACAGCGGATTTAATAGAGGTGTAATTCGTTTTGTTACCGATGATGACAACAACAACATCGCCTTTAAAAACATTCAGATAACTGATAACAAATTCAATCAATTTGACAACATGATATTGGAAATCTCAAATGTTGATGGATTGTTATTTGAAGGGAACAAAATTACCAATTCCGGTACCTTCCCAATGTTACATCCCACTAATCCTGCTATTCGTGTAAAGGCCTCAAAAAATATAGTTTTCAAGAAAAATGAATACAAGGGAAAGGCAAAGAACATACTAGAGACTGATGATTCTATGCCCAAACTAAAATTTCGATAA
- a CDS encoding sulfatase-like hydrolase/transferase, translated as MKPIHFLFFFLVSFYSHSQQTKEVLDEKRPNIILIMVDDLGYEGIGSYGGTSYNTPNIDKLAATGMQFNQAYAQPLCTPTRVKLMTGQYNFRNWEAFGILNPKQKTFGHIMQDAGYATCMVGKWQLQSYDPPGYPGGEHRRGIGMKVEDAGFDEYSMFHAFHTEDKGSRFANPTIYQNGEFLKETDGKYGPDIFSRYLNDFVDRQAGKPFFVYYPMALTHGPFNPTPNSGDWKYAIKRLNDETIYFKDMVEYLDKIIGDIVDNLEKKGLREDTLLMLYSDNGTHQTIFSKMGNRTVQGGKGLTTEAGIKVPFIANWPGHIKEGTASNEFIDAIDFMPTILEATNTPTPSGFKPDGESFLPVLKEEPVQRRDWVFMSYDPKPGWDKKQFAPAEFVLNENYKLYGDGRFYNIKKDVLENDSLPSNKLSSKEKQLKKKFKTVLDSLRKYPTYGWIERLASEFDSLVSKHARIELVAEGFNWSEGPVWLPKEQKLIFSDVPENKIYQWHNLDGLSLYMAPSGDTGIEKVSNGKGSNGLILNPEGELVLCQVGDRRISKLTSLTDSLHPKFEPVITNFKGKKFNSPNDMDYDQDGNLYFTDPSFGLGDGKSDIGFNGVYFCGKNKELVLLDDAIKAPNGIAVSNDNKTLYVADSFKEQPKILAYDIVGNGKVSNKRIFFDATKLREASISKQSPDGMKIDDKGNIFLAGPDGVLVISPKGKHLGTIRTDKNTGNCEFSDDGRYLFITADDYLLRVNLRPYSK; from the coding sequence ATGAAACCAATCCACTTTTTATTTTTCTTTTTAGTCTCATTTTATAGTCATTCGCAACAAACCAAAGAAGTTTTGGACGAAAAACGCCCCAACATCATTCTTATTATGGTTGATGACCTGGGATATGAAGGAATTGGTAGTTACGGCGGAACCTCATACAACACACCAAATATTGATAAACTTGCGGCCACGGGCATGCAATTCAACCAAGCATACGCCCAACCCCTCTGTACGCCTACTCGAGTAAAACTTATGACTGGGCAGTACAATTTTAGGAATTGGGAAGCCTTTGGAATTTTGAATCCAAAACAAAAAACTTTTGGCCACATCATGCAAGATGCCGGTTATGCCACGTGCATGGTGGGTAAATGGCAATTGCAAAGTTATGACCCGCCTGGTTATCCTGGAGGTGAGCACAGAAGGGGAATTGGCATGAAAGTAGAAGATGCTGGTTTTGATGAATACAGTATGTTTCACGCCTTCCACACAGAAGATAAAGGCTCCCGTTTCGCCAATCCAACCATTTATCAAAATGGAGAATTCCTAAAGGAAACAGATGGTAAATATGGCCCGGACATTTTCTCTCGATACTTAAACGATTTTGTTGACCGTCAAGCGGGTAAACCGTTTTTCGTGTATTACCCAATGGCATTGACCCATGGTCCTTTCAATCCAACACCGAACAGCGGCGATTGGAAATATGCTATAAAAAGATTGAATGACGAAACTATATACTTCAAGGATATGGTGGAGTATCTAGATAAAATTATTGGAGATATTGTAGATAATCTTGAAAAGAAAGGACTTCGAGAAGACACCCTTTTAATGTTGTATTCCGATAATGGAACACACCAAACCATTTTTTCCAAGATGGGAAATCGAACGGTTCAAGGTGGTAAAGGCCTAACAACCGAAGCTGGTATTAAAGTCCCTTTTATTGCCAACTGGCCAGGTCATATTAAAGAAGGTACTGCATCAAACGAATTCATTGATGCTATAGATTTTATGCCCACTATTCTTGAAGCTACAAATACCCCTACTCCTTCCGGTTTTAAACCAGATGGAGAAAGTTTTCTACCTGTTTTAAAAGAAGAACCTGTACAACGTAGAGACTGGGTATTTATGAGTTACGACCCTAAACCGGGTTGGGACAAAAAACAATTCGCACCGGCAGAATTTGTATTAAACGAAAACTATAAACTTTACGGAGACGGTAGATTCTATAACATCAAAAAAGATGTTCTGGAAAACGATTCGTTGCCATCTAACAAACTATCTTCTAAAGAAAAACAGCTAAAAAAAAAATTTAAAACGGTTTTAGATTCGTTAAGAAAATATCCAACGTATGGCTGGATTGAACGTCTAGCGTCTGAGTTTGATTCGTTGGTATCAAAACATGCCCGTATAGAATTAGTTGCAGAAGGCTTCAATTGGTCAGAAGGTCCGGTATGGCTTCCTAAAGAGCAAAAACTTATTTTCTCCGATGTTCCCGAGAACAAAATTTACCAGTGGCACAATTTAGATGGACTAAGTTTATACATGGCTCCTTCCGGTGATACAGGTATTGAAAAAGTAAGTAACGGCAAAGGTTCCAACGGACTTATTCTTAACCCAGAAGGGGAATTAGTACTGTGCCAAGTAGGCGACCGTAGAATTAGTAAACTCACAAGCTTGACGGATTCTCTTCACCCTAAATTTGAACCGGTAATTACCAATTTTAAGGGTAAAAAATTCAACTCGCCTAACGATATGGATTATGACCAAGATGGAAATCTATATTTTACCGACCCTTCTTTTGGTTTAGGTGATGGCAAAAGTGACATTGGTTTCAACGGAGTCTATTTTTGTGGAAAAAACAAAGAATTAGTTCTTTTGGATGACGCTATAAAAGCTCCTAACGGTATTGCCGTATCCAACGACAATAAGACTTTATATGTTGCTGATTCTTTTAAGGAACAACCTAAAATCTTAGCATACGACATTGTTGGGAATGGAAAGGTATCCAACAAAAGAATATTTTTTGATGCTACTAAATTACGTGAAGCAAGTATTAGCAAACAATCTCCGGACGGAATGAAGATTGATGACAAGGGTAATATTTTCTTAGCGGGGCCTGATGGTGTTTTGGTTATTTCTCCCAAAGGCAAGCATTTAGGAACTATCAGAACCGATAAAAACACGGGCAATTGCGAATTTAGCGATGATGGAAGATATTTATTTATAACCGCAGATGATTACCTTCTAAGAGTAAACCTAAGACCCTATTCTAAATAA
- a CDS encoding alpha-1,3-galactosidase-related protein, which yields MKNFKFTQTVYLFAILIFGVFNLTAQQTIHIKPEAEDMTPIVRKALENTTDKNLTLVFEKATYNFLPDYATQQYSYITNHGNGLKNIIFLLEDFDSVTIEGNGAEFMFHGQVAPFQIRNCNQLTVKNLKMDWDIPFLFQGEVLAVDKIEGWRDIKPFTNGFSWELKKDRIFFPNVDGFSFPELGSTLAFNAEHKRVAHGAWDMSSRPRWVEERPNGVLRFYEHLKQYPPIGSILNSKGDHDHNRYAPAFQITTSKDIYLEDITIHHALGMGFLFERTENITINNCGIYVREGSDRVVSTIADATHFANCKGDILIENSTFKHMLDDGTNVHGTYVVVNKILDKHTLRVSLQHFEQMGFEFAASDDQVWFIQQPSPKRASENVVASVSVVNDKYSDIVFKNELPADLVVGDILENKTWNPTFTMRGCTIKDHRARNIVLKTPLKTVIENNNFSSMMSSIFFRGETYFWYESGAVEDVLIQNNNFEYCAYSGMEHVILNITPRLGKTFNQTEIYDRNIRFINNNIKTFDNRIVWADRVDGLTIAGNVIEQTNMAPSLHPDGYQFDFKNCINLEISNNSYKGNTDKVLKSEGISAEKVKYKHNKGFAKIKK from the coding sequence ATGAAAAATTTCAAATTTACACAGACAGTTTACTTGTTTGCTATCCTAATTTTCGGAGTATTTAATCTTACGGCACAGCAGACTATTCACATAAAACCCGAAGCCGAGGACATGACACCTATAGTCCGCAAAGCTTTGGAAAATACTACTGATAAGAATCTAACCTTAGTTTTTGAAAAAGCCACTTATAATTTTTTACCTGATTACGCTACTCAGCAATACTCTTATATCACCAACCATGGAAATGGGCTAAAGAACATCATTTTTTTATTGGAAGATTTTGATTCGGTAACGATAGAAGGCAATGGTGCTGAATTCATGTTTCACGGTCAAGTAGCTCCTTTTCAGATTCGGAACTGCAATCAACTTACAGTCAAAAATCTAAAAATGGACTGGGACATTCCTTTTCTTTTTCAAGGGGAAGTGCTAGCCGTAGACAAAATAGAGGGGTGGCGAGACATCAAACCCTTTACTAATGGATTTTCTTGGGAGCTTAAAAAAGACCGTATTTTCTTCCCTAATGTAGATGGATTTTCATTTCCAGAATTGGGAAGCACATTAGCATTTAATGCTGAACACAAAAGGGTTGCCCATGGTGCTTGGGATATGAGCAGCCGCCCGCGTTGGGTGGAAGAGCGCCCTAATGGTGTACTTCGTTTTTATGAACATTTAAAACAATATCCGCCAATTGGTTCTATTTTAAACTCCAAAGGAGACCATGACCACAACCGTTATGCTCCGGCTTTTCAAATTACTACTTCAAAAGATATTTACTTAGAGGATATAACTATTCATCACGCCTTGGGAATGGGTTTTCTATTCGAACGAACCGAAAATATAACCATCAACAATTGTGGTATTTATGTCCGTGAGGGTTCTGACCGTGTAGTTTCTACGATTGCCGATGCTACTCATTTTGCGAATTGCAAGGGTGATATTCTAATAGAGAATTCGACTTTTAAACATATGTTGGATGATGGCACCAATGTACACGGAACCTATGTGGTTGTAAATAAAATTTTGGATAAACACACCCTACGAGTTTCCCTTCAACATTTTGAACAAATGGGATTTGAGTTTGCTGCTTCCGATGATCAAGTCTGGTTCATTCAACAACCAAGCCCCAAAAGAGCTTCGGAAAATGTGGTTGCCAGTGTTTCCGTTGTTAACGACAAATACTCGGACATCGTTTTTAAAAATGAACTTCCTGCTGATTTAGTCGTGGGAGATATTTTGGAAAACAAAACGTGGAACCCCACTTTCACCATGCGTGGCTGTACCATAAAAGACCACAGGGCACGGAATATTGTTTTAAAAACACCTTTAAAAACCGTTATAGAGAACAACAATTTTTCATCTATGATGTCATCCATTTTCTTTAGGGGAGAAACCTATTTTTGGTATGAATCTGGCGCCGTTGAAGATGTATTGATACAGAATAATAATTTTGAATATTGCGCTTACAGCGGAATGGAGCATGTTATTTTAAATATCACTCCACGCCTTGGAAAGACTTTTAACCAGACGGAAATATACGACCGAAACATCAGGTTCATCAATAACAACATTAAAACTTTTGATAATAGGATTGTATGGGCGGACCGCGTAGACGGACTCACCATAGCGGGTAATGTAATTGAACAGACGAACATGGCACCTTCATTACACCCTGATGGATATCAATTCGATTTTAAAAATTGTATAAACTTAGAGATTTCAAACAATAGCTATAAAGGTAATACAGATAAGGTTCTTAAATCAGAAGGAATATCCGCTGAAAAAGTAAAATACAAACATAATAAAGGGTTTGCTAAAATTAAAAAATAG
- a CDS encoding sulfatase, whose product MKNIFLLAALFIGIFKGIAQEQPNIVLLFVDDYGWADVGFRNSKFHTPNIDQLKKDGFNFNRAYIATPTCSPSRASLLTGKEPVRFQMPRHIIDNKEKAAKNNVAGGEFNLWPMDPVQMPSRNWLPLGEVTYAERLKEFGYYNMFIGKWHLGSEKYHPVHQGFDAQYGTGDHGHPGNYYAPFFKTGNPLPDSPEGTYLTDVLTDGAEKFIGDYDKEQPFMLSLWYYNVHGPHIGRNDWVERYKKEGLSGKDAEYAAMVSAMDESVGKVRKALDEKGIAENTVVILLSDQGGYFSNAPLSGGKTGGNTLGEGGARVPFIISYPGVTMPGISCDVPVQSIDVFPTLVEIASGKKPKIKDIQGKSLMHLLQGKKLKERNLFFFRSYEDQYTAIMNGDWKMVKYHSGRHDLFNIKNDKSESKNLIDIEVDQAKKMKKQLVKWEKEAVPEF is encoded by the coding sequence ATGAAAAATATCTTTCTTTTAGCAGCCCTATTTATCGGTATATTTAAAGGCATAGCTCAAGAACAACCTAACATTGTACTGCTATTTGTAGATGATTATGGCTGGGCCGATGTTGGCTTTAGAAATTCTAAATTCCACACACCCAATATTGACCAACTTAAAAAAGACGGCTTCAATTTCAACCGTGCCTATATTGCTACCCCTACTTGCAGTCCAAGTAGAGCATCGCTTTTAACAGGCAAAGAACCGGTACGTTTTCAAATGCCTCGTCATATTATCGATAATAAAGAGAAAGCAGCTAAAAATAATGTAGCCGGAGGAGAATTCAATTTATGGCCTATGGATCCCGTTCAGATGCCATCTAGAAATTGGTTGCCTCTAGGAGAGGTTACCTATGCCGAGCGACTCAAAGAATTTGGCTATTACAATATGTTCATTGGTAAATGGCACTTAGGCAGCGAAAAATACCATCCGGTACATCAAGGTTTTGATGCCCAATACGGCACAGGAGACCATGGCCACCCCGGAAACTACTATGCGCCGTTCTTTAAAACAGGTAATCCGTTACCGGATTCACCAGAAGGCACCTATTTAACCGATGTTTTAACCGATGGAGCTGAGAAGTTCATTGGCGATTATGACAAAGAACAGCCCTTTATGTTATCGCTTTGGTACTATAACGTACACGGGCCACATATTGGTCGAAACGATTGGGTAGAGCGTTATAAAAAGGAAGGTTTATCTGGTAAAGATGCGGAATACGCAGCTATGGTCAGCGCTATGGATGAATCCGTAGGGAAGGTTAGAAAGGCACTAGATGAAAAAGGCATAGCGGAGAACACGGTAGTTATTCTTCTGTCCGACCAAGGAGGTTATTTTAGCAACGCTCCTCTATCCGGAGGAAAAACAGGCGGTAACACTTTAGGTGAAGGTGGAGCTAGAGTTCCGTTTATCATTAGTTATCCTGGGGTTACTATGCCTGGGATTTCATGTGATGTTCCTGTGCAATCTATAGATGTTTTTCCAACTTTGGTTGAGATAGCTTCAGGTAAAAAACCAAAGATAAAAGATATTCAAGGCAAGAGTTTGATGCATCTCCTACAAGGCAAGAAATTAAAAGAACGTAATCTATTTTTCTTCCGCAGTTATGAAGACCAATATACCGCCATTATGAACGGTGATTGGAAGATGGTTAAATACCACAGCGGCAGACATGACCTATTTAATATAAAAAACGATAAGAGCGAATCTAAAAACCTCATCGATATAGAAGTTGACCAAGCAAAGAAAATGAAGAAACAGCTTGTGAAATGGGAAAAAGAAGCTGTTCCTGAGTTTTAG
- a CDS encoding sulfatase-like hydrolase/transferase: MSHLKTSLHFLTIILFSTVFCSFAQQEPKPTKTEEATKKPNIIYILTDDLGYGDIGAFFQNQRKETDDRSEPYALTPHLDKMASEGAMLTNHYTAAPVCAPSRSSVLLGVSQGHANVRDGQFDKALADNNTLGNIMQRAGYTTAAIGKWGLQGSSKWSENGDSWPAHPNNRGFDYYYGYMRHRDGHEHYPVEGVYRGKKEVYENKNEVSKGLDKCYTGDLWTAVAKKWIVEQVQKKEKQEPFFMYLAFDTPHAVLELATQAYPEGGGLNGGLQWVGKPGNMINTASGEVDSYIHPDYANVTYDHDKDPSTPEEAWPDVYQRYASSTRRIDNEVGDLLQLLKDLNIDENTLVIFNSDNGPSMESYLEEEYAADFFNSFGPFDGIKRDVLEGGERTPLIARWPNNIPANLVIESPSISYDWLPTFTEAAGYPAPANSDGVSLLPSLTGKGKQQESLIYVEYNQGGKTPKYEEFSPNNRGRLRKQMQMMREGDIVGLRYNIQGADDDFEFYNVVEDTHQTLNLATLTNMEALQLQMKERVLQVRMPDTNAARPYDNAAVSAVSVHNLNSGLKWSAFKNTAPWLPKVDDLAPIESGKSGTATLKEIENKGDIFLFEGFIKVPTAGSYTFSLSASSNTFVRIHEASVIDADYGYEAGSVREGTMKLKAGYHPIRIYSKKKTGVQNTLDLKWSGPSIKKGNIPESVFYSKN, translated from the coding sequence ATGTCGCATTTAAAAACTTCATTACATTTTTTAACCATCATCTTATTTAGCACCGTGTTTTGTTCCTTCGCTCAACAAGAACCAAAACCAACTAAAACTGAAGAGGCCACAAAGAAACCTAACATCATCTATATTCTTACAGATGATTTGGGGTATGGAGACATTGGTGCATTTTTTCAAAACCAAAGAAAAGAAACAGATGACCGTAGCGAGCCTTATGCATTAACCCCACATTTGGACAAAATGGCTTCGGAAGGTGCTATGCTTACCAATCATTATACGGCGGCGCCTGTATGTGCACCATCACGCTCATCGGTACTATTAGGTGTTAGCCAAGGGCATGCTAATGTTCGCGATGGTCAGTTTGACAAAGCTTTAGCAGATAATAATACGCTTGGTAACATAATGCAACGCGCAGGTTATACAACGGCCGCAATCGGAAAATGGGGTCTTCAAGGCTCTAGTAAATGGTCAGAAAACGGCGATTCATGGCCGGCACACCCCAACAATAGAGGTTTTGATTACTACTATGGCTATATGCGTCATAGGGATGGTCATGAACATTATCCCGTTGAAGGTGTGTACCGCGGTAAAAAAGAAGTTTACGAGAATAAAAATGAAGTAAGTAAAGGGCTGGACAAATGCTATACAGGCGATTTATGGACAGCCGTTGCTAAAAAATGGATTGTAGAACAGGTGCAGAAAAAAGAAAAGCAAGAACCTTTCTTTATGTACTTAGCTTTTGATACTCCCCATGCTGTTCTAGAACTCGCAACGCAAGCCTACCCCGAAGGAGGAGGTTTAAATGGCGGATTGCAATGGGTTGGAAAACCAGGAAATATGATTAATACAGCTTCAGGTGAAGTGGATTCATACATTCACCCTGATTACGCTAATGTTACTTATGACCATGATAAAGACCCAAGTACTCCAGAGGAGGCATGGCCAGATGTATACCAACGTTATGCAAGTAGCACAAGACGAATTGACAATGAAGTGGGCGATTTACTTCAATTACTGAAAGACCTTAATATAGACGAAAATACATTGGTTATTTTTAATTCGGACAACGGCCCTTCTATGGAGTCTTATCTGGAGGAAGAATATGCAGCCGACTTTTTTAATAGTTTCGGACCTTTTGACGGCATCAAAAGAGATGTTCTTGAAGGTGGTGAACGCACCCCTTTAATTGCGCGCTGGCCTAACAATATCCCAGCTAACCTAGTTATAGAATCACCAAGTATTTCTTACGACTGGCTTCCCACTTTTACTGAAGCTGCAGGTTATCCGGCTCCAGCAAATAGCGATGGGGTTTCTCTTCTACCAAGCCTAACCGGCAAAGGTAAACAACAGGAAAGCCTTATTTACGTAGAGTACAACCAAGGTGGAAAAACTCCTAAATACGAAGAATTTTCACCAAACAACCGTGGTAGACTACGCAAGCAGATGCAAATGATGCGCGAAGGTGATATTGTTGGGTTGCGTTACAATATTCAAGGAGCAGATGACGACTTTGAATTCTACAATGTTGTGGAAGACACACACCAAACCTTAAACTTGGCAACCTTAACAAATATGGAAGCCCTTCAACTACAAATGAAGGAACGTGTTCTTCAAGTACGCATGCCAGATACGAACGCTGCCAGACCATATGACAATGCCGCAGTTTCGGCAGTTTCAGTACATAATCTAAATAGTGGCTTGAAATGGAGCGCCTTTAAAAACACTGCGCCTTGGTTGCCGAAAGTTGATGATTTAGCTCCTATAGAAAGTGGTAAATCCGGAACAGCAACATTGAAAGAAATTGAAAATAAAGGAGATATTTTTCTATTTGAAGGCTTTATTAAAGTCCCTACAGCAGGTAGTTACACCTTTTCCTTAAGCGCTTCTAGCAATACCTTTGTCCGCATTCATGAAGCAAGTGTTATTGATGCTGATTATGGTTATGAAGCTGGCTCTGTAAGAGAAGGCACCATGAAGCTAAAAGCAGGTTATCATCCTATTCGGATTTATTCTAAAAAGAAAACAGGAGTACAAAACACTCTAGATTTAAAGTGGAGCGGCCCATCCATTAAGAAAGGCAACATTCCTGAATCTGTATTTTACTCTAAAAATTAA